The proteins below come from a single Chitinophaga pinensis DSM 2588 genomic window:
- a CDS encoding ABC transporter permease: MLRNYIRIAWRNLKRNKVFAFINIGGMTVAICVALLLCIAAYHEWSFDQFHVNRSSLYEVYMEESLPNGKTVVGANHPAPLMAALQQECPSIKQATRYQSSKRSVSYNGKTLSRVIGFADTTFFRMFSFPIRSGNINALQNRDQVLISEETAKNIFGNEDPLNKIIEVKLGQLQKSFTVGGVIANVPENSSIDFDLLVNFSALLEWYGNESSWSYSSYFTFLQVKENTSASLVLKQMQGLVNKYMSEKLQGMKRDGVQPGKDGELLRYGLIPVGDIHFDRRSEFAGIGNFYPWLLVIISVMVLTIAAGNFINLSMGRSFTRAGEIGMRKALGAKRGQLIAQFWSESLILCGISLFIGIVLASFVLPQFNELFRYHFEMSSIFGDIRILCGIVGGFLLITVLAGGYPAWMISRFKMLEVLKGKLNLGRKSVFRNALIITQFSIAVLLISCTIILWQQLTYLRSKPLGYNEHEVISIPVNSSLLQKGYALSRLRTMLTGDPHILSVTGSNTNMGDGLDGGRNSATYGFDYKGRGVKCNWSMVEYDYLQTLGLQLVTGRDFSRAFATDSSAVIINELMAKELGEKDPIGVEMEVTGKFHVVGVIKNFNFHSLKEETGPMTIQLIPGMKPMYIFVRVLPADLPLAMEKVKQAWHTIDPDGEFEGSFLDENIDRMYRSEARLAKISISGAVVAIVISCLGLFAIAVLVIAQRNKEIGVRKVLGASVTGIVTLIAKDFLRLVLFAILIATPVAWYLMRAWLQDFAYHIDVKWWVFLLAGIAAVVIAFFTISFQSVKAALMNPVKSLKTE, encoded by the coding sequence ATGCTTAGAAACTACATCAGGATAGCGTGGCGGAACCTTAAACGAAATAAGGTATTTGCTTTTATCAATATCGGCGGCATGACGGTAGCTATTTGCGTTGCGTTATTACTGTGTATTGCGGCTTACCATGAATGGTCGTTTGATCAGTTTCATGTCAACAGGTCATCATTGTATGAAGTGTACATGGAAGAGTCTTTGCCCAACGGTAAAACGGTTGTAGGTGCTAATCATCCGGCGCCATTAATGGCGGCATTACAACAGGAATGCCCCTCTATTAAACAGGCGACCCGTTATCAGTCCAGTAAAAGAAGTGTATCGTACAATGGCAAAACCCTGTCCAGGGTGATTGGTTTTGCGGATACCACGTTTTTCCGGATGTTCAGTTTTCCGATACGCAGCGGCAATATCAATGCCTTGCAGAACAGGGATCAGGTGTTGATCTCTGAAGAAACGGCGAAGAACATCTTTGGTAATGAGGATCCGTTGAATAAGATCATTGAAGTAAAGCTCGGACAGTTACAGAAGAGCTTTACAGTAGGCGGGGTGATCGCTAATGTACCGGAGAATTCCAGTATTGATTTTGATCTACTTGTTAACTTTTCGGCTTTGCTGGAATGGTATGGTAATGAAAGTTCCTGGTCTTATAGTTCTTATTTCACCTTTTTACAGGTAAAGGAAAATACGTCTGCCTCGCTGGTATTGAAGCAGATGCAGGGACTGGTCAATAAGTACATGTCGGAGAAATTGCAGGGTATGAAGCGGGATGGTGTGCAGCCAGGTAAGGATGGGGAGCTCCTGCGGTATGGGTTGATTCCGGTAGGAGATATTCATTTTGACCGGCGAAGTGAATTTGCGGGTATAGGCAATTTTTACCCCTGGTTACTCGTCATCATTTCAGTGATGGTATTAACGATTGCTGCGGGGAATTTCATCAATCTTTCTATGGGCCGTTCATTTACGCGGGCAGGGGAAATTGGTATGCGGAAAGCGTTGGGGGCGAAGAGGGGACAGTTGATAGCACAGTTCTGGAGTGAGTCGCTTATCCTGTGTGGTATCTCTTTATTTATCGGTATTGTGCTGGCGTCTTTTGTACTGCCACAGTTTAATGAGTTGTTCCGGTATCATTTTGAGATGTCTTCTATATTTGGAGACATCCGTATACTGTGTGGTATTGTTGGTGGCTTTCTGTTGATTACTGTACTGGCGGGCGGTTATCCAGCCTGGATGATCTCCCGGTTTAAGATGCTGGAAGTGCTGAAGGGTAAACTGAACCTGGGCAGAAAGAGTGTTTTCAGGAATGCGTTGATTATTACGCAGTTTTCAATAGCGGTACTGCTGATCAGCTGTACGATCATTCTCTGGCAGCAATTAACCTATCTGCGGTCCAAACCGCTGGGTTACAATGAGCATGAAGTGATCAGTATTCCTGTCAATTCGAGTTTATTGCAGAAGGGCTATGCGCTGTCAAGGTTGAGGACTATGCTGACTGGTGACCCGCATATTTTGTCTGTCACCGGATCGAATACTAATATGGGAGACGGGCTGGATGGCGGCAGGAATAGTGCCACCTATGGCTTTGATTATAAAGGCCGGGGTGTGAAATGTAACTGGTCGATGGTAGAATATGATTATCTTCAGACATTGGGTTTGCAACTGGTGACAGGGCGCGATTTCTCCCGTGCATTCGCAACAGATTCCAGTGCTGTGATCATCAATGAGCTGATGGCGAAGGAGCTGGGCGAGAAGGATCCTATAGGGGTTGAAATGGAGGTAACGGGGAAATTTCACGTGGTGGGTGTTATAAAGAATTTTAACTTTCATTCCCTGAAAGAGGAGACTGGCCCGATGACTATCCAGCTGATTCCCGGGATGAAACCAATGTATATTTTTGTGCGTGTGTTACCGGCAGACCTGCCCCTGGCGATGGAGAAAGTGAAGCAAGCCTGGCATACCATTGACCCTGACGGCGAATTTGAAGGCTCTTTCCTGGATGAAAATATTGACAGAATGTACAGATCGGAAGCCCGGTTGGCAAAGATCAGTATAAGTGGCGCTGTGGTAGCCATTGTAATATCCTGCCTTGGTCTTTTTGCTATAGCGGTACTCGTCATTGCGCAGCGTAACAAGGAAATAGGTGTACGCAAAGTATTGGGTGCTTCCGTAACAGGTATTGTGACCCTGATAGCAAAAGATTTCCTGCGGCTGGTATTGTTCGCTATCCTGATCGCTACACCTGTAGCCTGGTACCTGATGCGGGCATGGTTACAGGATTTTGCCTATCACATTGATGTGAAATGGTGGGTATTCCTGCTGGCTGGAATTGCTGCCGTTGTGATCGCATTCTTCACGATAAGTTTTCAGTCAGTAAAAGCAGCTTTAATGAACCCGGTTAAATC